In Populus nigra chromosome 1, ddPopNigr1.1, whole genome shotgun sequence, one genomic interval encodes:
- the LOC133692382 gene encoding uncharacterized protein LOC133692382: MDIISAAGPIISKIEDLMVEPVGRQFRYMFCFNNFAQEFKEQKENLVSVKDRLQDAVRGAERNAEEIYKDVIKWLEDANNGIEGAKPLENEIEKNGKCFTWCPNCMRQFKLSMTLAKTSETFRKLQETSKKFTTVSCKAPPQPIEFLPSKEFMFSKSSEEAFEQIMKALKDDNVNMIGLYGMGGVGKTTLVNEVGRRAKELHLFDEVLKATVSQNLNVTGIQDQMADSLDLTFVKKSKEGRANELWQRLQGKKMLIILDDVWKDIDLKEIGIPFGDAHMGCKILLTTRLQDICSYMECQPKVFLSLLSENEAWALFKNNAGLRDEDSDLNRVAKEVARECQGLPIALVAVGKALKDKSEHEWEVASEELKKSQSRHMEKFDDRRNAYVCLKLSYDYLKNEKTKLCFLLCCLFPEDYNIPIEGLTRYAVGYGLYQDVKSIEGARKRVYMEIENLKACCMLLGTETEEYVKMHDLVRDVAIQIASSEKYGFIVKAGFGLKEWPTSNKSFEGCTVISLMGNKLTDLPEGLVCPQLKVLLLELDRGLNVPERFFEGMKAIEVLSLEGGCLSLQSLQFSTNLQSLLLRRCECKDLIWLRKLQRLQILGFMWCDSVEELPDERIPVNLIGRLKKLEELLIGSFKGWDVVGCDSTEGMNASLTERNSLSHLAVLSLTIPKVECIPRDFVFPRLLKYDIVLGNGYSKRGYPTSTGLYLGGISATSLNAKTFEQLFPTVSQIHLRDVKSLENIELPSGHGSQKDFLQRLENVEVNECGDIRTLFPAKWRQALKNLRSVKTYDCKSLEEVFEFDEAEEGINEEKELPLLSSLTTLRLSYLPELKCIWKGPTRHVSLQSFTRLELSSLDKLTFIFTPSLAQSLIHLETLEIFGCRGLKRLIRKKDDEGEIIPESLGFPKLKTLSISGCEKLEYVFPVSVSPSLQNLEEMKIHFADNLKQVFYSGEGDDIIVKSKIKDGIIDFPQLRELSLSKCSFFGPKDFAAQLPSLQCLSISCLEEWGNLLAQLRLFPTVSHIDFWRVEGLKNIVLSSDQMTTHGHGSQKDFFQRLQHVEVRKCGDIRTLFPAKWRQALKNLRSVVIKKCKSLEEVFELGEADEGSNEEKELPLLSSLTELLLSDLPELKCIWKGPIRHVSLQSLTRLELSSLDKLTFIFTPSLAQSLIHLETLEIFGCRGLKRLIRKKDDEGEIIPESLGFPKLKTLSISGCEKLEYVFPVSVSPSLQNLKKMKIHFADNLKQVFYSEEGDDIIVKSKIKDGIIDFPQLRELSLSKCSFFGPKDFAAQLPSLQCLSISGLEEWGNLLAQLRGFMNLKGISIENLEGVQDLMQVGYLVTNRRGGHELSLVSLEALHLNLLPDLRCIWKGLVPSNLTTLKVKKCDRLTHVFTINIIASLVQLEVLKISNCEELEQIIAKDNDDENDQILSGSDLQSSCLPKLEGVQDLMQVGCLVTNRRCGHELSLVSLETLHLNLLPDLRCIWKGLVPSNLTTLKVKKCDRLTHVFTINIIASLGQLEVLKISNCEELEQIIAKDNDDENDQILSGSDLQSSCFPNLCRFKIRGCNKLKSLFPVAMASGLKRLQSLEVRESSQLLRVFGQDNHASPANIEKEMVLPGLQLLILEKLPSIVCFSHGCYDFLFPRLVMLLVRQCPKLTTRFATTSNGSMSAQSEVSQVVEDSSTGCSVPTTTSRMCTRNNGWWDEVEEEEEEKDEDGGGHDN, translated from the exons atggatatcataagtGCTGCTGGACCCATTATATCCAAGATAGAAGATCTCATGGTGGAACCAGTAGGAAGGCAGTTCCGTTACATGTTCTGTTTCAACAATTTTGCTCAAGAATTCAAAGAACAAAAGGAGAACCTGGTTTCGGTAAAAGATCGTCTGCAAGATGCTGTCCGAGGTGCTGAAAGGAATGCTGAAGAAATTTACAAAGATGTCATCAAATGGCTGGAAGATGCAAACAACGGAATTGAAGGTGCGAAGCCTTTggaaaatgaaatagaaaaaaatggcAAATGCTTCACTTGGTGTCCAAACTGCATGCGACAATTCAAGTTAAGCATGACACTGGCCAAGACGTCGGAGACTTTCAGAAAACTACAAGAAACTAGCAAAAAGTTTACAACAGTTTCCTGCAAAGCTCCTCCTCAGCCCATAGAATTTCTTCCATCAAAGGAATTCATGTTCTCAAAATCGTCAGAAGAAGCTTTCGAACAGATTATGAAAGCTCTCAAAGATGACAATGTCAATATGATCGGACTGTACGGCATGGGAGGGGTGGGTAAAACCACCCTGGTGAATGAAGTGGGCAGGAGAGCCAAAGAGTTGCACCTTTTTGATGAAGTTTTGAAAGCTACGGTGTCCCAGAATCTAAATGTCACAGGCATCCAGGATCAAATGGCAGATAGTTTAGATCTGACTTTTGTCAAGAAGAGTAAAGAAGGGAGAGCAAATGAATTATGGCAGAGACTGCAGGGAAAGAAGATGCTTATAATCCTGGATGATGTTTGGAAAGATATTGACTTGAAAGAGATAGGGATCCCATTTGGTGATGCTCACATGGGTTGTAAAATTCTTCTAACAACACGTCTTCAAGACATATGTTCTTATATGGAGTGCCAGCCAAAAGTGTTCTTAAGTCTCTTATCAGAAAATGAAGCATGGGCTTTATTCAAAAACAATGCAGGTTTACGTGATGAGGACTCGGACTTGAACAGAGTGGCAAAGGAGGTTGCGAGAGAATGCCAAGGCTTGCCGATAGCACTTGTGGCAGTGGGAAAGGCTCTAAAAGATAAATCTGAACATGAGTGGGAAGTAGCATCTGAAGAGCTCAAAAAATCTCAATCTCGGCACATGGAAAAATTTGATGACCGAAGAAATGCATATGTATGTCTTAAATTGAGCTATGATTATTTGAAGAACGAGAAAACCAAGTTATGTTTCTTGCTATGCTGTTTATTTCCAGAAGATTACAACATTCCAATCGAGGGGTTGACGAGATACGCAGTTGGCTACGGGTTATATCAAGATGTGAAGTCCATTGAAGGAGCAAGGAAACGAGTTTATATGGAAATCGAAAACCTCAAAGCTTGTTGTATGCTGTTAGGAACAGAAACTGAAGAATATGTGAAAATGCATGACTTGGTTCGTGATGTTGCTATTCAGATAGCATCATCAGAAAAATACGGATTCATTGTAAAGGCTGGCTTTGGGTTGAAGGAGTGGCCAACGAGCAATAAAAGCTTTGAAGGCTGTACAGTAATCTCGTTAATGGGCAATAAACTAACAGATCTTCCTGAAGGATTGGTGTGTCCACAGCTCAAAGTTCTATTATTAGAACTGGATCGTGGTTTGAATGTTCCAGAGAGGTTTTTTGAAGGGATGAAAGCAATAGAAGTATTGTCTCTAGAGGGAGGGTGTTTGTCATTGCAATCACTTCAATTCTCGACGAACCTTCAATCGTTGCTGTTGAGAAGGTGTGAATGCAAGGACCTCATTTGGTTGAGAAAGCTGCAAAGACTTCAGATTCTTGGTTTCATGTGGTGCGACTCCGTTGAAGAATTACCTGATGAAAGGATTCCTGTGAATTTGATAGGAAGGTTGAAGAAGTTAGAAGAACTGTTGATCGGGAGCTTCAAGGGATGGGATGTTGTTGGATGTGACAGCACAGAAGGAATGAATGCAAGCCTAACAGAGCGAAATTCACTGTCTCATTTAGCTGTATTATCATTGACGATACCGAAGGTTGAATGCATTCCcagagattttgtttttcccaGGTTGCTCAAATATGATATAGTGTTAGGGAATGGGTATTCAAAAAGAGGATACCCAACCTCGACAGGATTATATTTGGGTGGTATCAGCGCCACATCCTTAAAtgcaaagacatttgagcagtTGTTTCCTACTGTGTCTCAAATTCATTTACGCGACGTTAAGAGTTTAGAAAATATAGAATTGCCCTCTGGCCATGGGTCGCAAAAAGACTTCTTACAAAGATTAGAAAATGTCGAAGTGAATGAATGTGGGGATATTCGCACTCTGTTTCCAGCAAAATGGCGGCAAGCtttgaaaaatctaaggagTGTGAAAACTTATGATTGCAAATCATTGGAAGAGGTATTTGAATTTGATGAGGCTGAAGAAGGAATTAACGAGGAGAAGGAGCTGCCGCTACTGTCATCTTTAACAACGTTACGGTTGTCATATTTACCTGAGCTCAAATGTATATGGAAGGGACCCACTAGACATGTCAGCCTTCAAAGTTTTACTCGTCTGGAGTTGTCATCTCTTGACAAACTGACATTTATCTTCACACCGTCCCTCGCTCAAAGTCTTATTCATCTGGAAACACTTGAGATATTCGGTTGCCGTGGATTGAAGCGTCTTATCAGAAAGAAGGATGACGAAGGGGAAATAATTCCAGAGTCTCTTGGCTtcccaaaattaaaaactctctcTATAAGTGGCTGTGAAAAACTGGAATATGTCTTCCCTGTTTCCGTGTCTCCAAGTCTTCAGAACCTGGAAGAGATGAAGATTCATTTTGCTGACAATTTAAAGCAAGTATTTTACAGTGGAGAAGGAGATGACATCATCGTCAAGTCTAAAATTAAAGATGGCATCATCGACTTCCCTCAGTTAAGAGAATTGTCTCTTTCAAAGTGCAGCTTTTTTGGTCCAAAGGATTTTGCTGCCCAATTGCCTTCTTTGCAATGTCTAAGCATCTCTTGCCTCGAAGAATGGGGTAATTTGTTGGCACAGCTTCGA TTGTTTCCTACTGTGTCTCATATTGATTTTTGGAGAGTGgagggtttaaaaaatatagtattgtCCTCTGATCAGATGACCACCCATGGCCATGGGTCGCAAAAGGACTTCTTTCAAAGATTACAACATGTAGAAGTGAGAAAATGTGGGGATATTCGCACTCTGTTTCCAGCAAAATGGCGGCAAGCtttgaaaaatctaaggagCGTGGTAATTAAAAAATGCAAATCATTGGAAGAGGTATTTGAATTGGGTGAGGCTGATGAAGGAAGTAATGAGGAGAAGGAGCTGCCGCTGCTGTCATCTTTAACGGAGTTACTGCTGTCAGATTTACCTGAGCTCAAATGTATATGGAAGGGGCCCATTAGACATGTCAGCCTTCAAAGTCTTACTCGTCTGGAGTTGTCATCTCTTGACAAACTGACATTTATCTTCACACCGTCCCTCGCTCAAAGTCTTATTCATCTGGAAACACTTGAGATATTCGGTTGCCGTGGATTGAAGCGTCTTATCAGAAAGAAGGATGACGAAGGGGAAATAATTCCAGAGTCTCTTGGCTtcccaaaattaaaaactctctcTATAAGTGGCTGTGAAAAACTGGAATATGTCTTCCCTGTCTCCGTGTCTCCAAGTCTTCAGAACctgaaaaagatgaagattcaTTTTGCTGACAATTTAAAGCAAGTATTTTACAGTGAAGAAGGAGATGACATCATCGTCAAGTCTAAAATTAAAGATGGCATCATCGACTTCCCTCAGTTAAGAGAATTGTCTCTTTCAAAGTGCAGCTTTTTTGGTCCAAAGGATTTTGCTGCCCAATTGCCTTCTTTGCAATGTCTAAGCATCTCTGGCCTCGAAGAATGGGGTAATTTGTTGGCACAGCTTCGA GGGTTTATGAATTTGAAAGGCATATCTATTGAAAACTTGGAAGGAGTACAAGATTTAATGCAAGTTGGATATTTGGTAACTAATAGAAGAGGTGGGCATGAACTTTCACTTGTGAGTTTGGAAGCATTACACTTGAACTTATTGCCAGACTTGAGGTGTATTTGGAAGGGTCTCGTGCCAAGCAATTTGACTACTTTGAAGGTGAAAAAGTGTGACAGACTGACACATGTATTCACAATCAACATCATTGCTAGTCTAGTCCAACTTGAAGTTCTAAAGATATCAAATTGTGAGGAATTGGAGCAAATCATTGCTAAGGATAATGACGATGAAAATGATCAGATATTGTCAGGAAGTGATCTCCAATCTTCATGCTTACCTAAATTGGAAGGAGTACAGGATTTAATGCAAGTTGGATGTTTGGTAACTAATAGAAGATGTGGGCATGAACTTTCACTTGTGAGTTTGGAAACATTACACTTGAACTTATTGCCAGACTTGAGGTGTATTTGGAAAGGTCTCGTGCCGAGCAATTTGACTACTTTGAAGGTGAAAAAGTGTGACAGACTGACACATGTATTCACAATCAACATCATTGCTAGTCTAGGCCAACTTGAAGTTCTAAAGATATCAAATTGTGAGGAATTGGAGCAAATCATTGCTAaggataatgatgatgaaaatgatcAGATATTGTCAGGAAGTGATCTCCAATCTTCATGCTTCCCTAATTTGTGTCGATTTAAGATTAGAGGATGCAATAAGTTGAAGAGTCTCTTCCCGGTAGCCATGGCTTCAGGTCTCAAAAGGCTTCAATCACTTGAAGTAAGAGAATCCTCTCAACTATTGAGAGTATTTGGGCAAGATAACCATGCTTCACCTGCCAATATTGAGAAGGAGATGGTGCTCCCTGGTCTGCAGTTGCTGATTCTAGAAAAATTACCAAGTATTGTTTGCTTTAGTCATGGATGTTATGATTTCTTATTCCCTCGTTTGGTGATGTTGTTGGTGCGTCAATGTCCAAAGCTGACCACAAGATTTGCTACTACATCAAATGGTTCAATGAGTGCTCAATCAGAG GTATCTCAAGTAGTTGAGGATTCAAGCACTGGTTGCTCCGTGCCAACCACCACTTCTAGAATGTGTACTCGAAATAATGGGTGGTGGGACGAGGtcgaggaggaggaagaggaaaaAGATGAGGATGGAGGTGGTCATGATAATTAA